Proteins from a genomic interval of Caldicellulosiruptor diazotrophicus:
- a CDS encoding YARHG domain-containing protein: protein MFKKHSFALLLIFIFLLSWPIKSIANDDFVFPQSYIKKLSEDVFFNPEVYNKLYIARNEIFARHGHIFENRELRNYFLSKKWYKPIKKVSFDELNSIEKYNVILISYFEKYYYKSKLFIEKNYKDKILFFPANKEVHYDLNNDGINESIIYKPSNKGFTLQVNNQSITNELYTNLQKKFAIVDIYKSDNYKEIVIFDEGPSNDYTSIFYQFYNNKIIEIGSVGGIYNIGLHVYGNGIVEGLIRAKLLQTWYFNEKYILKNHKLEIIPQDIYKTNFYVFVKKDIKLHTTRSEKSKCFTLKQGQIINIVGCDNKKWCLIETSTGKEGWLLLKDFSFLVDNNMDARDALIGLCYAD, encoded by the coding sequence ATGTTTAAAAAACACTCTTTTGCTTTATTATTAATTTTTATTTTTCTGCTAAGCTGGCCAATTAAATCAATTGCAAATGATGATTTTGTTTTTCCCCAAAGCTATATTAAAAAACTATCCGAAGACGTTTTCTTTAATCCCGAGGTATATAACAAATTGTATATTGCGCGAAACGAAATTTTTGCAAGACATGGTCATATTTTTGAAAACAGAGAGTTAAGAAATTATTTTTTATCTAAAAAGTGGTACAAACCTATCAAAAAAGTGTCTTTTGATGAACTCAATAGCATAGAAAAATACAACGTTATTCTAATTTCATACTTTGAAAAATACTATTATAAAAGCAAATTATTCATTGAGAAAAACTACAAAGATAAAATACTCTTCTTCCCAGCGAATAAAGAAGTACATTATGATCTTAACAATGACGGTATAAATGAATCTATCATTTATAAACCTTCTAATAAAGGTTTTACTCTGCAAGTAAATAATCAATCAATAACAAACGAACTGTATACAAATCTACAAAAAAAGTTTGCAATTGTTGATATTTATAAATCTGATAATTACAAAGAAATTGTTATTTTTGACGAGGGTCCAAGTAATGATTACACATCAATTTTTTATCAATTTTACAATAATAAAATCATTGAAATAGGAAGTGTAGGGGGAATTTATAATATTGGACTTCATGTTTATGGTAACGGTATTGTCGAAGGATTGATTCGTGCAAAACTTCTTCAAACATGGTATTTCAATGAAAAATATATTTTGAAAAATCATAAACTTGAAATAATTCCTCAAGATATTTATAAAACAAACTTCTACGTTTTTGTAAAAAAAGATATTAAACTTCACACCACAAGAAGCGAAAAAAGTAAGTGTTTCACTCTTAAGCAAGGACAAATCATAAATATAGTTGGCTGTGATAATAAAAAATGGTGCTTGATTGAAACATCTACTGGCAAAGAAGGATGGCTTCTTTTAAAAGATTTCTCTTTTCTTGTTGATAATAATATGGATGCGCGAGATGCATTAATAGGACTATGTTATGCTGACTAA
- a CDS encoding M48 family metallopeptidase, with product MLDIKIEKIIRSNRKTIALQMTENSTLIVKAPINVDEKTIWDVIQKHRKWIDKRKKEIEARDSKTLPKEFVSGEGFLYLGRYYKLHIVENQYVPLKFENGFYLSRSALPEAKNVFIDWYKKAAYEKILERVNWWAQKRGFKYNKVNITNAQRRWGSCSVKGNLNFSWRLIMAPLSVIDYVVVHELVHLEEKNHGKNFWTKVKLLMPDYKKYEDWLKKNGYLLNI from the coding sequence ATGCTAGACATAAAAATTGAAAAAATCATACGCTCAAATAGAAAAACCATAGCTTTGCAAATGACAGAAAATAGCACACTCATAGTCAAAGCTCCGATCAATGTGGATGAAAAAACAATATGGGATGTTATTCAAAAACATAGAAAGTGGATTGACAAGAGAAAGAAAGAGATAGAAGCAAGAGATTCCAAAACCTTGCCAAAAGAATTTGTCAGCGGAGAGGGATTTTTATACCTTGGCAGGTATTATAAACTGCACATAGTTGAAAACCAATATGTCCCGCTCAAATTCGAAAATGGGTTTTATCTCTCAAGAAGTGCTTTGCCAGAAGCAAAGAATGTATTCATAGATTGGTATAAAAAAGCTGCCTATGAGAAGATTCTTGAGAGAGTAAACTGGTGGGCTCAAAAAAGAGGTTTTAAATACAACAAAGTAAATATAACAAATGCACAGAGAAGATGGGGTTCTTGTTCTGTAAAAGGTAACTTAAACTTTTCTTGGAGACTTATTATGGCACCGCTGTCTGTAATAGACTATGTAGTTGTTCATGAGCTTGTCCATCTTGAAGAGAAAAATCATGGAAAAAATTTTTGGACAAAGGTAAAACTTCTCATGCCTGATTACAAAAAATATGAAGATTGGTTGAAGAAAAACGGGTATTTACTTAATATATAA
- a CDS encoding nucleotidyltransferase family protein: MNNDIQVILQERKNYLVEKFGVIEIAIFGSYARGEQRKDSDVDIIVDFKEGYKTFDNYMNLKFYLEELFGKKVDLVIKSAINPRLKPFIMEEAVYV, encoded by the coding sequence ATGAACAATGATATACAAGTAATTTTACAAGAACGAAAAAATTATTTAGTGGAAAAGTTCGGAGTAATTGAAATTGCTATCTTTGGCTCCTATGCAAGAGGCGAACAAAGAAAAGATAGTGATGTAGATATAATTGTTGATTTTAAAGAGGGTTACAAAACATTCGATAATTATATGAATTTGAAATTCTACCTTGAAGAACTTTTTGGTAAAAAGGTTGACCTTGTGATTAAATCAGCTATAAATCCACGTCTAAAGCCTTTCATAATGGAGGAAGCAGTATATGTCTAA
- a CDS encoding AlbA family DNA-binding domain-containing protein — translation MRESKQVEFKAQWNDEHLKTICAFANSEGGIIYIGVDDKGNPIGITNMDKLLEDIPNKILSKLGVIADVDVEMVKGQEVIKIKVEKSEVPISYDGKFYIRTGSTIQQLSGNELVRFMLKKQRISWDSLPSEAGVDEVDIETIERFKRMAKKRLPEISEEDSIEKILKNLELVKEDKLTNAGLLLFGKKPQKYIHGAGARVGRFKTPTIILDTIDVSGNLFKQLDGLMEAIKKHLNVRFEIKGIEREDIWDYPLEAIREAVINALIHRDYLSLADIQIKIYDNKIWFFNPGKLPEEITIEMLKQDHGSIPRNRHIAYVFFLAGLIEKWGSGTKRMVELCREAGLPEPEFKEEGGFVVEFYKDIYTEEYLAKLGLNERQIKAVMYVKGKGKITNREYRELTGLSDEGTRKDINVLVEKGLLLPVGKGRNTHYILK, via the coding sequence ATGAGAGAGTCTAAACAAGTGGAATTTAAAGCACAGTGGAACGACGAGCATCTTAAAACAATCTGTGCATTTGCTAATTCAGAAGGTGGAATAATATACATAGGTGTAGATGACAAAGGCAATCCTATTGGAATAACCAATATGGATAAACTTCTTGAAGACATACCAAATAAAATTTTAAGCAAACTTGGAGTTATTGCAGATGTTGATGTTGAAATGGTAAAAGGGCAGGAGGTAATAAAAATAAAGGTGGAAAAGTCAGAAGTGCCAATCTCATATGATGGCAAGTTTTACATTCGGACAGGTTCGACCATTCAGCAACTTAGCGGAAATGAACTTGTGAGATTTATGTTAAAAAAACAGCGAATTTCGTGGGATTCATTACCTTCTGAGGCAGGCGTTGACGAAGTAGACATCGAAACAATAGAAAGGTTTAAGAGGATGGCAAAAAAGAGATTGCCCGAAATATCCGAAGAAGATTCCATCGAAAAGATTCTCAAAAACCTTGAACTTGTAAAAGAGGATAAACTTACAAATGCAGGATTACTGCTTTTTGGCAAAAAACCTCAAAAGTATATCCACGGTGCAGGTGCCCGTGTTGGAAGATTTAAAACTCCAACCATCATACTTGATACCATTGATGTTAGTGGAAATCTTTTCAAACAGCTTGATGGATTAATGGAAGCTATTAAAAAACATTTGAATGTTCGATTTGAAATAAAAGGGATAGAAAGAGAAGATATATGGGATTATCCTCTTGAAGCTATAAGAGAGGCAGTAATAAATGCATTAATTCATAGGGATTATTTAAGCCTTGCGGACATTCAAATAAAGATTTATGATAATAAAATTTGGTTTTTCAATCCGGGTAAGCTTCCAGAAGAAATAACAATTGAGATGCTAAAACAAGATCATGGATCAATACCACGCAACAGGCATATTGCTTATGTATTTTTCCTCGCTGGATTGATTGAAAAATGGGGAAGCGGTACAAAAAGAATGGTTGAACTTTGCAGGGAAGCAGGACTGCCAGAACCTGAGTTTAAAGAAGAAGGCGGTTTTGTGGTCGAATTTTATAAAGACATATACACAGAAGAGTATTTAGCCAAGCTTGGGTTAAATGAAAGGCAGATAAAGGCAGTTATGTATGTAAAGGGGAAAGGGAAAATTACCAACAGAGAATATCGGGAACTGACAGGGCTTTCTGATGAGGGTACAAGAAAGGATATAAACGTTTTAGTTGAAAAAGGATTGCTGTTGCCTGTTGGGAAAGGAAGGAATACTCATTACATTCTTAAATAA
- a CDS encoding nicotinate phosphoribosyltransferase, with the protein MRISRLDDVEKFKIEDGRLFFSAQHEEIKMGLTTDIYFIKTLEVLKYLKREDAYVKAEIFARRDGIFCGLPEVLNLLKDVNCKVYSLEEGENFSAKEVVMRIEGRYVDFGIYETPILGILASSSAWATAAHECKLAAGNKPILCFGARHIHPSVAPVMERAAKVGGADGVSCILAAKILGVSASGTIPHAAILIAGSTEEVAIAYDKVIPEDSPRIILVDTFKDEAQEALDVAKVLKEKLYGIRLDTPSERGGVTPELVYEVRKRLDLEGFEHVKIFVSGGLDPEKIKILSEAGADAFGVGSYISSAPPIDMTMDIKEVDGKPVAKRGRIPGVTENKRLKRVK; encoded by the coding sequence ATGAGGATTAGTAGACTTGATGATGTGGAAAAATTCAAAATCGAAGATGGAAGATTATTTTTTTCTGCCCAACATGAAGAGATTAAAATGGGTTTGACTACAGATATATACTTCATAAAAACACTTGAGGTTTTGAAGTACCTTAAAAGAGAGGATGCCTATGTTAAAGCTGAAATTTTTGCAAGAAGAGATGGGATTTTTTGTGGACTTCCAGAAGTTTTAAATCTTTTAAAAGATGTTAATTGCAAGGTGTATTCTCTTGAAGAGGGGGAAAATTTTTCTGCAAAAGAGGTTGTAATGAGAATTGAAGGAAGATATGTAGACTTTGGAATTTATGAGACACCTATTCTTGGTATACTTGCAAGTTCATCAGCATGGGCAACTGCTGCGCATGAGTGCAAGCTGGCAGCAGGTAACAAGCCAATTTTGTGCTTTGGTGCGCGACACATTCATCCTTCAGTTGCGCCAGTAATGGAAAGGGCGGCGAAAGTGGGTGGAGCAGATGGTGTAAGCTGCATATTGGCAGCAAAAATATTGGGAGTTTCGGCATCTGGCACAATTCCTCATGCTGCAATACTGATTGCAGGCTCAACAGAGGAGGTTGCCATTGCGTACGATAAGGTAATACCTGAAGATTCACCACGTATCATTCTTGTTGATACTTTCAAGGACGAAGCTCAAGAAGCTTTAGATGTTGCAAAAGTGCTAAAAGAAAAGTTGTATGGCATAAGACTTGACACGCCAAGTGAAAGAGGCGGAGTTACACCTGAGCTTGTCTATGAGGTAAGAAAGAGGCTTGATTTAGAAGGATTTGAGCATGTCAAAATTTTTGTGTCCGGCGGACTTGACCCTGAAAAAATAAAAATACTTTCAGAAGCGGGAGCAGATGCTTTTGGTGTTGGAAGCTATATTTCTTCAGCACCTCCAATTGACATGACGATGGATATAAAAGAGGTGGATGGCAAACCTGTTGCAAAAAGGGGAAGAATTCCTGGTGTGACAGAAAATAAGAGACTAAAGAGAGTGAAGTGA
- a CDS encoding energy-coupling factor ABC transporter ATP-binding protein: protein MSAVFRGKDITYRVNNKTILDSASFEIEKGKAYALVGCNGSGKTTLMKILSGIILDFEGELYFYDKKVDKTSFDELFKNGFYKKVGYMFQETELQLFNLTVFDEIAFGPRQFMNDESKIQKRVLEVAKFIGIDNLLESDILTLSGGEKKRVALASILANNPEVLILDEPTNDLDPKSIRFFARILKQLKDVGKTLIVSTHHFDLLFRLADYTILLSPDHRILKIGTTKEILEDKNLLIEAEVIDEEFEV from the coding sequence ATGAGCGCAGTCTTCAGGGGAAAAGATATAACATACAGGGTAAACAACAAAACCATTCTTGATAGTGCAAGTTTTGAGATTGAGAAAGGAAAGGCTTATGCGCTTGTAGGTTGCAACGGGAGTGGAAAAACTACACTAATGAAAATACTTTCTGGAATCATACTTGATTTTGAAGGAGAGCTTTACTTTTATGATAAAAAAGTTGATAAAACTTCTTTTGATGAGCTTTTCAAAAACGGATTTTACAAAAAGGTAGGTTATATGTTTCAGGAGACAGAACTTCAGCTTTTTAATCTTACTGTGTTTGATGAGATTGCTTTTGGTCCAAGGCAGTTTATGAATGATGAAAGCAAAATCCAAAAAAGAGTTTTGGAGGTAGCAAAGTTTATAGGTATTGATAATTTACTTGAAAGTGATATACTTACATTGAGCGGTGGGGAGAAAAAAAGAGTAGCGCTTGCTTCAATACTTGCAAATAACCCGGAGGTTTTAATACTTGATGAGCCAACAAACGACCTTGACCCCAAAAGCATAAGGTTTTTTGCAAGGATTTTAAAACAGCTCAAAGATGTTGGAAAAACTCTAATTGTTTCTACGCACCACTTTGACTTGCTTTTTCGCTTGGCTGACTATACAATTTTGCTTTCACCAGACCACAGAATACTGAAGATTGGCACTACAAAAGAGATTTTAGAGGATAAAAATCTTTTGATTGAAGCTGAGGTCATAGATGAAGAATTTGAGGTTTGA
- a CDS encoding energy-coupling factor transporter transmembrane component T family protein encodes MLPDFLREEDNAKVKVAKEGYVEKSLSGYLKVSQWFFKRNKSLFTRINEWAKLLFLIWFSLLVSISDSILFLAVAFTFVLVVAAISKADIKALIVSSWAFVPLVTFIISIPYMLITKNIMPAILQVLKTGIIIMTGEVVIYNSRIDRLLKPFSFFGGLKEFIWLVELTIRNIFVLLHTITDILFAKKIRTVGVSRNRLDFVKSMIKAIAQKTIYISEVTYFSMKTRGFSSGNIKFVYRFDATLSELFVVFSLIIMSILERILR; translated from the coding sequence GTGCTGCCAGATTTTTTGAGAGAAGAAGATAACGCTAAAGTCAAAGTTGCAAAAGAAGGATATGTTGAAAAGAGTCTTTCTGGTTACTTGAAAGTTTCTCAGTGGTTTTTCAAAAGAAACAAAAGTTTATTTACAAGGATTAACGAATGGGCAAAACTTTTGTTTTTAATATGGTTTAGTTTACTTGTGAGTATCTCTGATAGTATATTGTTTTTAGCAGTTGCTTTTACTTTTGTATTGGTAGTTGCAGCAATATCAAAAGCTGATATCAAAGCATTGATTGTTTCATCTTGGGCGTTTGTGCCGCTTGTTACATTTATAATAAGCATTCCTTATATGCTGATAACAAAAAATATTATGCCAGCTATTTTGCAGGTTTTAAAGACAGGTATCATTATAATGACAGGTGAGGTTGTAATATATAACTCAAGAATTGACAGGCTTTTGAAGCCTTTTTCTTTTTTTGGAGGTCTGAAGGAATTCATATGGCTTGTTGAGCTCACGATAAGGAATATCTTTGTGCTTTTGCACACAATTACAGATATTTTGTTCGCAAAGAAGATACGGACGGTGGGTGTATCAAGGAATAGATTAGATTTTGTAAAATCTATGATAAAGGCCATTGCTCAAAAGACTATATATATTTCAGAGGTTACTTATTTCTCTATGAAAACGCGCGGCTTTTCATCCGGAAATATTAAATTTGTGTATAGATTTGATGCTACTTTGTCAGAACTTTTTGTAGTATTTTCATTGATTATTATGAGCATTTTGGAGAGGATTTTAAGATGA
- a CDS encoding PDGLE domain-containing protein, producing the protein MKRGVSKNFKTILIILFALAILTPLGLLTQNPAFGEWTEEEIKKMLGFVPEGLKRYAEIYKFDLFDGYSVKFIHNQYIGYILSALIGIGVIFAIFFLLKHLMTERK; encoded by the coding sequence ATGAAAAGGGGCGTTAGTAAAAACTTTAAAACGATATTAATAATTCTGTTTGCCCTTGCTATTTTGACCCCGCTTGGGCTTTTAACACAAAACCCGGCGTTTGGCGAGTGGACTGAAGAAGAAATAAAGAAAATGCTGGGGTTTGTGCCTGAGGGATTAAAGAGGTATGCTGAGATTTATAAATTTGACCTTTTTGATGGCTATTCAGTTAAGTTTATTCACAACCAGTATATTGGCTATATTTTATCAGCACTTATAGGAATAGGGGTTATATTCGCCATATTTTTCTTATTAAAACATTTGATGACTGAAAGGAAGTAA
- a CDS encoding energy-coupling factor ABC transporter permease, protein MHIPDGYLSPQTCATFYAASTAAVGFAFAKFKKSVDEKTFVNLSVASAFTFIVMMFNFPVVGGSSAHITGIPLITYLFGPFASIIASTVVLIIQALLFRDGGILALGTNVFNMAIAIPLVTIFVDSLLKIANLKNEKVRMFISTYISTNVAALLTAVELGLQPILFTKAGKPLYFMYDLKTTIPAMMVPHLLMVGVVEAVLTVLLYSPLKNFAKIKK, encoded by the coding sequence ATGCACATTCCTGATGGCTATTTAAGTCCGCAAACTTGTGCTACATTTTATGCTGCATCTACAGCAGCAGTTGGTTTTGCATTTGCAAAGTTTAAAAAATCAGTTGATGAAAAGACTTTCGTTAATCTTTCAGTGGCATCGGCATTTACATTTATTGTTATGATGTTTAACTTTCCGGTAGTGGGAGGAAGTTCTGCTCATATTACTGGAATACCGCTTATAACTTATCTGTTCGGGCCGTTTGCTTCAATCATAGCATCTACAGTGGTCCTGATAATTCAAGCTCTTTTGTTCAGAGATGGAGGAATTTTAGCACTTGGAACAAATGTGTTTAATATGGCTATTGCTATTCCGCTGGTTACCATTTTTGTCGACAGCCTTTTAAAAATTGCTAACCTCAAGAATGAAAAGGTGAGAATGTTTATAAGCACATACATTTCAACAAATGTGGCTGCGCTTTTGACAGCAGTTGAGCTTGGACTTCAACCAATTTTATTCACAAAAGCAGGAAAACCGTTGTATTTTATGTACGACTTAAAAACAACTATTCCTGCTATGATGGTCCCACACCTTTTGATGGTAGGAGTGGTTGAAGCAGTTTTGACAGTTTTGCTGTATTCACCTTTAAAAAATTTTGCTAAAATAAAAAAGTAA
- a CDS encoding glycoside hydrolase family 2 TIM barrel-domain containing protein, translated as MQKINLDRSWEYIELGFVNVLNLTSSEYEWKKVNLPHDAVIEKERNKTNPSGAGEGYTAGCSLYYKKELFLNEQWKGKNLILEFEGIMGIAEVFVNGRLVAKHFNGYTSFLIDITKHVKFGDKNIIIVRVENTHKPSSRWYAGCGIYRHVWLHIGGKVYIKPWHLHVQTRAIENETAKLEVRAVVTNSVNEKVQGVIKFDVFSKDEKLMLSSEEKFLIDESEEKIIAKSLVLKPFKYWDIEDPYLYKIQATIICNKSIEDSAYTLFGIRTITANSKEGFKLNGKPLKLKGGCIHHDNGPLGSASYDRAEERKVELLKASGFNAVRLAHNPFAPAFLDACDRLGMFVIEEFFDVWHAGKVSFDYHLFFDKYWEEDLESTIMRDYNHPSIIMWSIGNEITWGVGVDVDDDSSYSIYTWCERLAKKVKSLDQSRLVTAALCAIPDDYKRLFAIIEEGNYVIRMLKQEADIIEDKWGEFSEKFSRFLDVVGYNYKVDRYIYDRYKYPDRVICGTETYPYTLFKNWKQTIENSNVIGDFVWTAIDYLGEAGLGRVSIEADDLKSFCGSYPWFLANCGDIDICGEKRPQSYYRDVVWGNRKDPYIVILPPQVYGKKLYFKPWAWEPVERSYTFPGCEGMKVAIHVYANADEVELFVNGRSLGRREAGINTQFKTVYDTIYEPGVVEAIAFKDGKEIGRDRLETTGEPIALRLVPDREVISSSYGDLCYIKIMAVDRKGREVVFADNTIVVEVEGVGELVALGSSNPLSTEPFVSRERKLYKGRALAIVKSIGKKGEFKLKAWAEGLDDAQVFVKCI; from the coding sequence ATGCAGAAGATAAATTTGGACAGGTCATGGGAATATATTGAGCTTGGTTTTGTAAATGTATTAAACTTAACAAGTTCAGAATATGAGTGGAAAAAGGTGAATCTGCCACATGATGCTGTAATTGAGAAGGAAAGAAATAAGACTAATCCCTCAGGTGCTGGTGAAGGGTACACTGCGGGATGCAGTTTGTATTACAAAAAGGAATTGTTCTTGAATGAGCAATGGAAGGGCAAAAACTTAATACTTGAGTTTGAAGGAATCATGGGTATAGCCGAGGTTTTTGTAAATGGTAGATTAGTTGCAAAACACTTCAATGGATACACAAGTTTTCTAATTGATATAACAAAGCATGTAAAGTTTGGTGATAAGAACATTATTATTGTGCGTGTAGAAAATACTCATAAGCCAAGCTCAAGATGGTACGCAGGTTGTGGCATATACAGACATGTGTGGCTACACATTGGTGGCAAGGTGTATATAAAACCATGGCATTTGCATGTTCAAACCAGAGCAATTGAAAATGAAACTGCAAAGTTAGAAGTAAGAGCTGTTGTCACCAACAGTGTCAATGAAAAAGTTCAAGGAGTAATAAAATTTGATGTATTTTCAAAAGATGAGAAACTAATGCTCAGCAGTGAAGAGAAGTTTTTGATTGATGAAAGTGAAGAAAAGATAATTGCCAAATCCTTAGTACTAAAACCATTTAAATATTGGGATATAGAAGACCCATATCTTTATAAAATTCAAGCAACTATTATTTGCAATAAAAGTATTGAAGATAGTGCTTATACATTATTTGGCATTCGAACAATTACGGCTAATTCAAAGGAAGGATTTAAATTAAATGGTAAGCCATTAAAATTAAAAGGTGGCTGTATTCATCATGACAACGGACCACTTGGAAGTGCGAGTTATGACAGAGCAGAAGAGAGAAAAGTAGAACTTTTAAAAGCTTCTGGATTCAATGCAGTAAGACTTGCTCATAATCCATTTGCTCCAGCTTTTTTGGATGCATGTGATAGATTGGGAATGTTTGTGATAGAAGAATTTTTTGATGTATGGCATGCTGGCAAGGTTAGCTTTGACTACCATCTATTTTTTGACAAGTACTGGGAAGAAGATTTGGAGTCCACCATAATGAGGGACTATAATCATCCTTCGATAATAATGTGGTCAATAGGAAACGAGATTACATGGGGAGTTGGAGTTGATGTTGACGATGATAGTAGCTACTCAATATACACTTGGTGTGAACGATTAGCCAAAAAGGTAAAAAGTTTGGATCAATCAAGACTTGTAACAGCGGCACTGTGCGCAATTCCGGATGATTATAAAAGGCTTTTTGCTATAATTGAAGAAGGTAACTATGTAATTAGAATGCTAAAACAAGAAGCAGATATTATTGAAGATAAATGGGGCGAGTTTTCAGAGAAGTTTTCAAGATTTCTGGATGTAGTGGGTTATAATTATAAAGTAGATAGATATATATACGATAGGTATAAATATCCTGACCGAGTAATCTGTGGTACAGAAACTTATCCATATACTCTTTTTAAAAACTGGAAACAAACAATAGAAAATTCAAATGTTATAGGTGATTTTGTGTGGACGGCCATTGATTATTTGGGCGAAGCAGGTCTTGGTAGGGTAAGTATTGAAGCAGATGACCTTAAATCTTTCTGCGGGTCTTATCCATGGTTTTTAGCAAATTGTGGGGATATTGATATCTGTGGTGAAAAACGTCCTCAATCGTATTATAGAGATGTTGTTTGGGGAAATAGAAAAGACCCTTATATTGTAATACTTCCACCGCAAGTTTATGGCAAAAAACTATATTTTAAACCTTGGGCATGGGAGCCAGTTGAACGAAGCTACACTTTTCCTGGATGTGAGGGAATGAAAGTAGCGATACATGTCTATGCAAATGCAGATGAGGTTGAGCTGTTTGTAAACGGCAGAAGTTTGGGAAGAAGAGAAGCAGGGATTAATACTCAGTTCAAAACGGTTTATGACACAATTTATGAACCTGGAGTGGTGGAAGCAATAGCGTTTAAAGATGGTAAAGAGATTGGCAGGGACAGATTAGAAACAACAGGTGAGCCTATAGCCTTAAGATTGGTGCCTGATAGAGAAGTTATATCCTCTTCTTACGGCGATTTGTGCTATATAAAAATAATGGCAGTAGATAGAAAGGGAAGAGAGGTTGTTTTCGCAGATAACACAATAGTTGTAGAAGTTGAAGGTGTTGGCGAACTTGTTGCATTAGGAAGTAGCAATCCATTATCAACAGAACCATTTGTTAGCCGAGAGAGAAAGCTCTATAAGGGGCGAGCATTGGCTATAGTAAAGAGTATTGGCAAAAAAGGAGAATTTAAATTGAAAGCTTGGGCAGAAGGATTGGATGATGCACAAGTTTTTGTAAAATGCATTTAA
- the uxuA gene encoding mannonate dehydratase, with translation MGFKMTFRWFGPKDDNIPLEYIRQIPGIYGVVTAIFDIPVGEVWPEDRIFELKKMVEDAGLKFEVIESVNVHEDIKLGLPSRDRYIENYKQTIRNLAKAGVKVICYNFMPVFDWLRTDLAKKLPDGSEVMEYNHEMLKNLTPDELVKSMEKGSQGFSLPGWESYRLKQLQSLFEMYKDIDENKLLQNLIYFLENIIPVCEQCDVKMAIHPDDPPWSLFGLPRVVTNKENIEKFLKAVDSPYNGLTLCTGSLGANRENNIPELIKYFGKMGRIHFMHVRNIRFTGERSFYETSHLSTDGSFDMFEIMKAIYDIGFEGYLRPDHGRMIWGEKGRPGYGLYDRALGIAYLNGLWEAIDKMSRNEKKW, from the coding sequence ATGGGTTTTAAGATGACATTTAGATGGTTTGGGCCAAAGGATGACAACATTCCTCTTGAGTATATACGTCAGATTCCAGGTATATATGGTGTTGTGACAGCCATATTTGATATCCCAGTTGGAGAGGTGTGGCCGGAAGACAGAATTTTTGAGCTAAAAAAAATGGTAGAAGATGCAGGTCTTAAATTTGAGGTAATAGAGAGTGTAAATGTCCATGAGGACATAAAACTTGGTCTTCCAAGTCGAGATAGGTACATAGAAAACTATAAACAGACCATAAGGAACTTAGCAAAAGCAGGAGTAAAGGTAATATGCTATAACTTTATGCCTGTATTTGACTGGCTGAGGACAGACCTTGCAAAAAAGCTTCCTGATGGTTCTGAGGTGATGGAATACAATCATGAGATGCTAAAGAATCTGACACCAGATGAACTTGTAAAAAGCATGGAAAAAGGTTCACAAGGATTTTCTCTTCCTGGGTGGGAAAGCTACAGGTTAAAACAGCTGCAAAGTTTATTTGAGATGTACAAGGATATTGATGAGAATAAGCTTTTACAAAATCTTATTTACTTTTTGGAGAATATAATTCCTGTGTGTGAACAATGTGATGTTAAAATGGCAATACACCCAGATGATCCACCTTGGTCACTTTTTGGTCTCCCAAGGGTTGTAACAAACAAGGAAAATATAGAAAAGTTTTTAAAAGCGGTTGACAGTCCGTACAATGGGTTGACTTTGTGCACAGGGTCACTTGGAGCAAACAGGGAAAACAACATTCCGGAGCTTATAAAGTATTTTGGCAAGATGGGAAGAATACATTTTATGCATGTGAGAAATATAAGATTTACAGGTGAGAGGTCTTTTTACGAAACATCCCACCTGTCGACAGATGGTTCATTTGACATGTTTGAGATTATGAAGGCTATATACGATATAGGATTTGAAGGTTATTTGCGACCTGACCATGGAAGGATGATTTGGGGCGAAAAAGGAAGACCTGGTTATGGACTTTATGATAGAGCCCTTGGCATTGCGTATTTGAACGGGCTGTGGGAGGCAATTGACAAGATGTCAAGAAATGAGAAAAAGTGGTAA